A part of Coriobacteriia bacterium genomic DNA contains:
- a CDS encoding aminotransferase class V-fold PLP-dependent enzyme, which yields MRDPLDTYGDASFQAEGAAFLATHPGYDADAIAELRATEYGRLDASGSTYLDHTGAGLYAASQVTGHHEVLATGIFGNPHSHNPSALASTALVERARAAVLEHLNADPAEYDVIFTGNASGALKLVGEAFPFTPASTYVLLYDNHNSVNGIREYARRAGARVVYVPVRPPELRLDAELLERALAAPCDAGAPRLFAYPAQSNFSGVQHPLEWIARARALGWRTVLDAAAYLPTNRLDLAEVKPDFLPISFYKLFGYPTGAGALVARHEALRELCRPWFAGGTITLASVQGEGWYRLAPGHAGFEDGTADFLGLPAVTIGLEHLARVGVERIHQRVMALADWLLGEMAAATHSNGAPLFTVFGPTDLSARGATIAFYLLDPTGAVFDCARIEQLAGEERISLRTGCFCNPGDGEVAHQITRAEMASCFEEPEVPVTLSDCQAIIADHTGRLPNTIRISLGISSDFGDAWRFMRFAGSFRDRAAAEIVA from the coding sequence ATGCGCGACCCGCTCGACACATACGGCGATGCCAGCTTCCAGGCTGAAGGAGCGGCCTTCCTCGCCACACATCCCGGCTACGACGCGGACGCGATCGCCGAGCTCCGCGCCACCGAGTACGGGCGGCTGGATGCGTCCGGCTCGACCTACCTCGACCATACGGGCGCCGGGCTCTACGCGGCGTCGCAGGTGACCGGTCACCACGAGGTCCTCGCCACCGGCATCTTCGGCAATCCGCACTCACACAACCCGTCGGCGCTGGCCTCCACGGCGCTCGTTGAGCGGGCCCGCGCCGCGGTGCTGGAACACCTGAACGCCGACCCGGCCGAGTACGACGTTATCTTCACCGGCAACGCGAGTGGCGCGCTCAAACTGGTGGGCGAGGCGTTCCCGTTCACTCCCGCGAGCACGTACGTGTTGCTGTACGACAACCACAACTCGGTCAACGGCATCCGCGAGTACGCGAGGCGCGCCGGGGCGCGCGTGGTGTACGTACCCGTGCGGCCCCCGGAGCTTCGGCTCGATGCCGAGTTGCTCGAGCGCGCGCTGGCTGCACCGTGCGACGCAGGCGCACCGCGGCTATTCGCCTACCCCGCGCAGTCGAACTTCTCCGGCGTGCAGCACCCGCTCGAGTGGATCGCTCGCGCTCGCGCGCTCGGCTGGCGCACGGTGCTCGACGCGGCGGCGTACCTGCCCACCAATCGTCTCGACCTCGCCGAGGTGAAGCCCGACTTCCTGCCCATCTCGTTCTACAAGCTCTTCGGGTATCCCACAGGCGCCGGCGCGCTCGTCGCGCGCCACGAGGCGCTGCGCGAGCTCTGCCGCCCATGGTTCGCAGGCGGCACGATCACGCTCGCCTCGGTGCAGGGCGAAGGATGGTACCGGCTCGCTCCGGGCCATGCGGGCTTCGAGGACGGCACGGCGGACTTCCTCGGCCTGCCGGCCGTCACGATCGGGCTCGAACACCTCGCACGCGTGGGCGTGGAGCGCATCCACCAGCGCGTGATGGCGCTCGCGGACTGGCTGCTCGGCGAGATGGCCGCCGCCACGCACTCCAACGGGGCGCCGCTCTTCACGGTCTTCGGCCCCACCGATCTAAGCGCACGCGGCGCAACGATCGCCTTCTACCTGCTCGATCCCACGGGCGCGGTCTTCGACTGCGCGAGGATCGAACAGCTCGCGGGCGAGGAGCGCATCTCCCTGCGCACGGGCTGCTTCTGCAACCCGGGTGACGGCGAGGTCGCGCACCAGATCACGCGCGCCGAGATGGCGTCGTGTTTCGAGGAGCCCGAGGTCCCGGTCACGCTCTCGGACTGCCAGGCGATCATCGCCGACCACACCGGCAGGCTCCCGAACACCATCCGCATCTCGCTCGGCATCTCGTCTGACTTCGGCGACGCGTGGCGGTTCATGCGCTTCGCCGGATCGTTCCGGGACCGTGCAGCCGCGGAGATCGTCGCCTAG
- a CDS encoding FIST N-terminal domain-containing protein encodes MSVATAYSTKADPAAAVAEIRAGLAAVEPALVLAFGSPALAPEATAAALAAAFPGARIAGCTTAGEIVSGQMLKGSLVAMAFDAAHLSELDVQVVTGLSDGVDVDPAFAGFAEHFGTPVSAMPLSEYVGIVLVDGLSGAEERLMEAIGDRTNVVFVGGSAGDDVAFKQTHVFADGKAVSDAAVLVLMKPGVGFSILKTQSFVTSEATLVATKTDEAAREVLEFDGRPAVEAYAEAVGLPLESASDGFMSHPVGLMVGDEPYVRSPQQALENGGIRFYCNVVQGMELAVLNSTDIIAETRTALSEAEAQAGGLSALVNFNCILRTLELDAKGLSGAYGELFTDIPTVGFSTYGEQYFGHINQTATMLAFAKE; translated from the coding sequence ATGAGCGTTGCGACTGCATACTCGACCAAGGCCGACCCGGCGGCGGCTGTGGCGGAAATTCGCGCCGGCCTCGCCGCCGTCGAACCTGCATTGGTGCTTGCGTTTGGATCGCCTGCGCTCGCGCCGGAGGCGACCGCTGCTGCCCTGGCCGCAGCCTTCCCCGGTGCCCGTATCGCCGGCTGCACCACCGCCGGCGAGATCGTGAGCGGCCAGATGCTGAAGGGCTCGCTCGTCGCCATGGCATTCGATGCCGCACATCTCTCTGAGCTCGACGTGCAAGTGGTGACCGGCCTGAGCGACGGAGTGGACGTGGATCCCGCCTTCGCAGGTTTCGCCGAACACTTCGGCACGCCGGTCTCTGCCATGCCGCTCTCCGAGTACGTCGGCATCGTTCTTGTCGATGGCCTTTCCGGAGCGGAAGAACGCCTGATGGAGGCCATCGGCGACCGGACGAACGTGGTCTTTGTCGGCGGCTCCGCCGGTGACGATGTGGCCTTCAAGCAGACACACGTCTTCGCGGACGGCAAAGCCGTGAGCGACGCCGCGGTCCTGGTTCTGATGAAGCCGGGCGTCGGGTTCAGCATCCTGAAGACGCAGAGTTTTGTCACCTCCGAGGCCACCCTCGTGGCCACCAAGACCGACGAGGCCGCGCGCGAGGTGCTCGAGTTCGACGGTCGCCCGGCGGTCGAGGCGTACGCAGAGGCCGTGGGCCTTCCGCTCGAGAGCGCGTCGGACGGCTTCATGAGCCACCCCGTCGGCCTCATGGTGGGCGATGAGCCGTACGTGCGGAGCCCGCAGCAGGCGCTCGAGAACGGGGGCATCCGCTTCTACTGCAACGTCGTTCAGGGCATGGAGTTGGCGGTGCTCAACAGCACCGACATCATCGCCGAGACCCGCACCGCACTGTCCGAAGCCGAGGCGCAGGCAGGCGGACTCTCCGCACTCGTCAACTTCAACTGCATCTTGCGCACGCTCGAGTTGGACGCAAAGGGCCTGAGTGGCGCCTACGGCGAGCTCTTCACCGACATCCCCACGGTCGGGTTCTCCACGTACGGCGAGCAGTACTTCGGCCACATCAACCAGACGGCCACCATGCTCGCGTTCGCCAAGGAGTAA
- the typA gene encoding translational GTPase TypA, with the protein MRAADIRNIAIIAHVDHGKTTIVDRLLQSTHVFRDNQQVVDQVLDSNDQERERGITILAKNISVRWGDVKINVIDTPGHADFGGEVERVLKMADGCLLIVDAFDGPMPQTRFVLRHALEHGLKPLVVINKIDRDGARPLEVIGEVFDLMIDLGADDSQLDFPIIYTSAVNGYARLEPDDGNMDMSPLLDAIVQHVPAPDVDPDGPVAMQVCTIDHSEYVGRIGIGRIFSGTMHNGERILVIKNDGSRYQATVKALYTFEALGRAEAERAHAGDIVAVVGVDDADIGDMFTCRLEPVQLDPIHVEEPTMSVVFAASTSPLVGKEGTIVGGRQIKERLLREAESNISMRITESEDKSGMEVAGRGVLHLSVLMETMRREGHEFQVGRPQVIIRHDGGKKLEPIEQAVVDVPSEYAGKVIEIFGSRGGEMTDMVQRDEHVHLEFKIATRGVMGLRTRILNATRGEATLFHHFFEYGPYQGDIGGRINGSLIAMSTDKSVAFALDALQTRGKLFVGPGEMCYEGMIVGEHAKDNDLVVNVAKAKQLTNMRAASADKSIQLAPPITFTLEEALEYIEDDELVEITPKSIRLRKRMLAENDRKKARRN; encoded by the coding sequence ATGCGCGCCGCTGACATCCGCAACATCGCCATCATCGCCCACGTCGACCACGGCAAGACCACGATCGTGGATCGGCTGCTTCAGTCCACGCACGTCTTCCGCGACAACCAGCAGGTCGTCGACCAGGTCCTGGACAGCAACGACCAGGAGCGCGAGCGCGGGATCACCATCCTCGCCAAGAACATCTCCGTGCGCTGGGGTGACGTGAAGATCAACGTCATCGACACCCCTGGCCACGCCGACTTCGGCGGCGAGGTGGAACGCGTACTCAAGATGGCCGACGGGTGCTTGCTCATCGTGGACGCCTTCGATGGCCCCATGCCGCAGACGCGCTTCGTGCTCCGGCATGCGCTCGAGCATGGGCTCAAGCCGCTCGTGGTCATCAACAAGATCGACCGGGATGGTGCCCGTCCACTCGAGGTCATCGGCGAAGTGTTCGACCTCATGATCGACCTCGGTGCCGACGACTCGCAGCTCGACTTTCCGATCATCTACACGAGCGCCGTGAACGGCTACGCGCGCCTTGAGCCCGACGACGGCAACATGGACATGTCCCCGCTGCTCGACGCCATCGTGCAGCACGTGCCGGCCCCCGACGTGGATCCTGACGGCCCGGTGGCCATGCAGGTCTGCACGATCGACCACTCGGAGTACGTGGGCCGGATCGGCATCGGGCGCATCTTCTCGGGCACCATGCACAACGGCGAGAGGATCCTCGTGATCAAGAACGACGGCAGCCGCTATCAGGCCACCGTGAAGGCGCTCTACACGTTCGAAGCACTCGGCCGAGCCGAAGCGGAACGCGCACACGCCGGCGACATCGTGGCCGTGGTAGGCGTGGACGACGCCGACATCGGCGACATGTTCACCTGCCGCCTGGAGCCGGTGCAGCTCGACCCGATCCACGTGGAAGAGCCGACGATGTCCGTCGTCTTTGCCGCCTCCACGAGCCCGCTGGTGGGCAAGGAGGGCACCATCGTCGGTGGCCGCCAGATCAAGGAGCGGCTGCTCCGCGAGGCCGAGTCCAACATCTCGATGCGCATCACCGAGAGTGAGGACAAGAGCGGCATGGAGGTCGCCGGCCGCGGCGTGCTCCACCTCTCGGTGCTGATGGAGACGATGCGCCGGGAAGGCCATGAGTTCCAGGTGGGCCGGCCGCAGGTGATCATCAGGCATGACGGCGGCAAGAAGCTCGAGCCCATCGAGCAGGCCGTGGTGGACGTGCCGAGCGAGTACGCCGGCAAGGTCATCGAGATCTTCGGCAGCCGCGGCGGCGAGATGACCGACATGGTGCAGCGCGACGAGCACGTGCACCTCGAGTTCAAGATCGCGACCCGCGGCGTGATGGGCCTTCGCACGCGCATCCTGAACGCCACGCGTGGCGAAGCCACGCTCTTCCACCACTTCTTCGAGTACGGACCGTACCAGGGCGACATCGGCGGGCGCATCAACGGCTCGCTTATCGCGATGTCCACTGACAAGTCCGTCGCCTTCGCCCTCGACGCGTTGCAGACCCGCGGCAAGCTCTTCGTCGGCCCGGGCGAGATGTGCTACGAGGGCATGATCGTGGGCGAGCACGCCAAGGACAACGACCTCGTCGTGAACGTGGCCAAGGCCAAGCAGCTCACCAACATGCGCGCCGCGTCGGCCGACAAGAGCATCCAGCTCGCGCCGCCCATCACCTTCACACTCGAAGAGGCGCTCGAGTACATCGAGGACGACGAACTCGTGGAGATCACGCCGAAGTCCATCCGCCTGCGCAAGCGGATGCTCGCCGAGAACGACCGCAAGAAGGCGCGGCGGAACTAG
- a CDS encoding sensor domain-containing diguanylate cyclase — protein MAKGEPTARDSGTTAASLGPEPNEFYLQVLQDFPALIWRSSTEGSCDWFNTTWLEFTGRTLEEEIGDRWVEGVHEDDAQHCMDVWTHNFAARSRFVMEYRLRRYDGEYRWIRDFGQPFYAPDGVFLGYIGACYDITDLRQMAEDLSHLAAHDPLTGLPNRRAFEVAVTEAAAAARRGLHSAVMFADLDRFKLCNDRFGHERGDRVLQEIAQAMKAVVRDIDMVARIGGDEFGILLRGQSGAELDIIEERLREAVETCGARHDLDIGLSIGSSTIDGERTVSEVLAEADDRMYDCKRREAL, from the coding sequence ATGGCGAAGGGGGAGCCGACCGCACGCGATAGCGGCACGACTGCCGCGAGCCTCGGCCCGGAGCCGAACGAGTTCTACTTGCAGGTGCTTCAGGATTTCCCGGCGCTCATCTGGCGAAGCAGCACGGAGGGCTCGTGCGACTGGTTCAACACCACATGGCTCGAGTTCACGGGGCGCACCCTGGAAGAAGAGATCGGCGACAGGTGGGTCGAGGGCGTTCACGAGGACGACGCGCAGCACTGCATGGACGTCTGGACCCACAACTTCGCAGCCAGGAGCCGCTTCGTGATGGAGTACCGCCTGAGGCGATACGACGGGGAGTATCGCTGGATCCGGGACTTCGGTCAGCCATTCTACGCTCCGGATGGGGTCTTTCTTGGCTACATCGGCGCGTGCTACGACATCACCGACCTGCGACAGATGGCCGAGGATCTCTCGCACCTCGCCGCGCACGACCCGCTCACCGGACTGCCAAATCGCCGGGCGTTCGAAGTCGCGGTGACGGAGGCGGCGGCCGCCGCGCGCCGAGGGCTCCACTCGGCGGTCATGTTCGCCGACCTGGACCGCTTCAAACTGTGCAACGACCGCTTCGGCCACGAACGGGGCGACCGTGTGCTGCAGGAGATCGCGCAGGCGATGAAAGCCGTCGTGAGGGACATCGACATGGTGGCTCGCATCGGCGGCGATGAATTCGGCATCCTCCTCCGGGGCCAGAGCGGAGCCGAGCTCGACATCATCGAGGAACGGCTACGTGAGGCGGTCGAGACGTGTGGGGCACGGCATGACCTCGATATCGGCCTCAGCATCGGGTCCTCGACGATCGACGGTGAGCGGACGGTGTCCGAGGTGCTGGCCGAGGCGGACGACCGGATGTACGACTGCAAGAGGCGAGAGGCGCTGTAG
- a CDS encoding radical SAM protein, protein MAHVRSLFFDGPLAESENKAFRNAQLGRPSDIIWNITNRCNLRCDHCYMAADGHVLPEELSDEESIDLVRRMGEAGVPVVFLSGGEPMMRPNFWEILAEVNAQGVRPTISTNCTMIDEATAKRLKEYGVRWIATSMYGPAEFHDAMVGVPGTHARVLQAIKALRAEGVGVVLKTALSQDTWPYIFDIIQMAKDHDCGMIYICDLITSGRSEGEDDSRVTVEQWRELADFIVEDMLDPDLEFEYDVGALPSVIPYIAERFIERGVDVSKGLERLKTISACPVGKGHMNINSEGGVMPCQFAQDWVVGNIREMSLAEATEACYQIDLQESTGMCAPENCEYSRICRGCRAKAWQREGDSMAEDLTCILHPERVRTIPVSPPAGHSPSAPCAVPGGCG, encoded by the coding sequence ATGGCACACGTCCGCTCGCTCTTCTTCGACGGTCCTCTCGCCGAGTCAGAGAACAAGGCGTTCAGAAACGCGCAGCTCGGCCGTCCGAGCGACATCATCTGGAACATCACCAACCGCTGCAACCTGCGGTGCGACCACTGCTATATGGCGGCCGACGGTCACGTGCTCCCCGAGGAGCTCTCCGATGAGGAGAGCATCGACCTCGTCCGCCGCATGGGTGAGGCCGGCGTGCCGGTCGTCTTCCTATCCGGCGGCGAGCCGATGATGCGCCCCAACTTCTGGGAGATCCTGGCCGAGGTGAACGCACAGGGCGTGCGCCCCACGATCTCGACCAACTGCACGATGATCGACGAGGCCACGGCGAAGCGTCTGAAGGAGTACGGCGTTCGCTGGATCGCGACCTCCATGTACGGACCAGCCGAGTTCCACGACGCGATGGTCGGTGTCCCGGGCACTCATGCGCGCGTGTTGCAGGCGATCAAGGCCCTGCGCGCCGAGGGCGTCGGCGTCGTGCTGAAGACCGCGCTTTCGCAGGACACGTGGCCGTACATCTTCGACATCATCCAGATGGCCAAGGATCACGACTGCGGCATGATCTACATCTGCGACCTCATCACCTCCGGCCGGAGCGAGGGTGAGGACGACTCTCGCGTGACCGTCGAACAATGGCGCGAACTCGCCGACTTCATCGTCGAGGACATGCTCGACCCGGACCTTGAGTTCGAGTACGACGTGGGTGCGCTCCCCTCGGTCATCCCCTACATCGCCGAGCGCTTCATCGAGCGTGGCGTGGACGTGAGCAAGGGACTCGAGCGGCTCAAGACGATCAGCGCCTGCCCGGTCGGCAAGGGCCACATGAACATCAACTCCGAGGGCGGCGTGATGCCCTGCCAGTTCGCGCAGGACTGGGTGGTGGGCAACATCCGCGAGATGAGTCTCGCTGAGGCAACCGAAGCGTGCTATCAGATCGACTTGCAGGAGTCCACGGGTATGTGCGCCCCGGAGAACTGCGAGTACTCGCGCATCTGCCGCGGGTGCCGCGCCAAGGCGTGGCAGCGCGAGGGCGACTCCATGGCCGAGGACCTCACGTGCATCCTGCACCCCGAGCGTGTGCGGACGATCCCTGTTTCACCTCCGGCCGGCCATTCGCCGAGCGCGCCGTGCGCCGTCCCGGGCGGCTGCGGCTAG
- a CDS encoding sigma-70 family RNA polymerase sigma factor, with the protein MDRPASSPQKIARLVQRARKGDVVAYGGLYDEYADRVYAFVRTRTRSVHDAEDVTATVFLKAWESIRSYDDRGLPFSAWLFRIARNASIDEHRRSARTPIPTEEPAADRAIEGPDETVIAKVDTEKLRQAVRMLTEEQASVIALRFWWDLSLKETAEALGKNENAVKALQHRATRTLARMLQEDGANEHS; encoded by the coding sequence ATGGATAGGCCGGCGTCGAGCCCGCAGAAGATCGCGCGTCTCGTGCAGCGAGCCCGCAAGGGCGATGTCGTTGCGTACGGCGGTCTCTACGACGAGTACGCCGACCGGGTCTATGCGTTCGTGCGGACACGGACGCGTTCGGTGCACGACGCCGAGGACGTCACTGCGACCGTGTTCTTGAAAGCATGGGAGTCGATCCGGTCGTACGACGATCGGGGGCTGCCGTTCTCGGCGTGGCTGTTCCGCATCGCGCGCAACGCCAGCATCGACGAGCACCGGCGGAGCGCCCGGACGCCGATACCGACCGAAGAGCCGGCTGCCGACCGCGCGATCGAGGGTCCCGATGAGACCGTCATCGCCAAGGTCGACACCGAGAAGCTTCGCCAGGCGGTGCGGATGCTCACCGAGGAACAGGCATCGGTGATCGCGCTGCGGTTCTGGTGGGACCTGAGCCTCAAGGAGACCGCCGAGGCACTGGGCAAGAACGAGAATGCGGTCAAGGCGTTACAGCACCGCGCGACGAGAACGCTGGCGCGGATGCTGCAGGAGGACGGCGCAAATGAGCACTCATAA
- a CDS encoding DUF5667 domain-containing protein, whose product MSTHNDRMPENVAEALSRSAERMTDDARAGVRQTVMGAIRHDSRAHYLASISHRVAATLAALGLLGSGVAYAADNALPGDTLYELKRAAENALVAVLPPGALEDSVLVGVAGRRAEEAASLASKGAAQHLVNDAIGELRIAVQEAEAANGPLTNEDATRIQERGEDAPEPTREAISSAVNAPDGAGTSGGSGSSPATPGDGGTTPGGGYQGNPDAPGGSPDTTGGAGPR is encoded by the coding sequence ATGAGCACTCATAACGATCGCATGCCGGAGAATGTGGCCGAGGCGCTGTCGCGCTCGGCCGAGCGCATGACGGACGACGCACGCGCAGGCGTCCGGCAGACGGTCATGGGCGCCATCCGCCACGATTCTCGCGCGCACTACCTCGCATCGATCTCCCACCGGGTCGCGGCCACACTGGCAGCGCTCGGACTGCTCGGCAGCGGGGTAGCATACGCCGCTGACAATGCCCTGCCCGGCGATACCCTCTATGAACTCAAGCGCGCCGCGGAGAACGCCCTCGTGGCTGTTCTTCCGCCCGGAGCGCTCGAGGACAGTGTGCTCGTAGGCGTCGCGGGCCGACGTGCCGAAGAGGCGGCCAGTCTCGCCTCGAAAGGCGCGGCCCAGCACCTCGTCAACGACGCGATCGGCGAACTCCGTATCGCCGTCCAGGAGGCCGAGGCTGCGAACGGCCCGCTCACCAACGAGGATGCCACCCGCATCCAGGAACGTGGCGAGGATGCTCCCGAGCCCACGCGCGAGGCGATCTCCAGCGCCGTGAACGCTCCTGACGGCGCCGGAACGAGCGGCGGCTCCGGCTCGTCGCCCGCCACACCGGGCGACGGCGGCACCACGCCGGGCGGCGGCTATCAGGGAAACCCTGACGCACCGGGCGGCTCGCCCGATACGACCGGCGGCGCCGGACCCCGGTAG
- the hisG gene encoding ATP phosphoribosyltransferase produces MLSIALPKGSLEEQTKVLFAEADLAIRATGRAYNPTIADPRIARVKILRPQEIPHYVADGHFDLGISGHDWVTESGADIVEVAELPYAKTGTGVVKMVLAVAEDSPVRSAAEIAPGSRITTEFPNVTRAFFEQLGVPVEVFYSYGATEAKVPELMDALVDLTETGSTLRQNGLRIVDVILESTTRLFANRAAWEDPEKRQAIEEVRTLLLGVIEARGRVLLSMNVPAARLDSVIAELPAMKRPTVSQLYGSDDYEITTVADKATVNILIPRLKGAGAEDILEMPITKIVR; encoded by the coding sequence ATGCTGTCCATCGCACTTCCCAAAGGCAGTCTCGAGGAGCAGACGAAGGTGCTCTTCGCGGAAGCCGACCTGGCCATACGGGCGACGGGCCGCGCCTACAATCCCACGATCGCCGATCCGCGCATCGCGCGCGTGAAGATCCTGCGACCGCAGGAGATCCCGCACTACGTTGCAGACGGCCACTTCGACCTCGGCATCTCGGGTCACGACTGGGTGACCGAGTCGGGGGCCGACATCGTGGAGGTTGCGGAGCTGCCCTACGCGAAGACGGGGACGGGCGTCGTCAAGATGGTGCTCGCCGTGGCCGAGGACTCGCCCGTGCGCTCCGCGGCCGAGATCGCGCCCGGCAGCCGCATCACCACGGAGTTCCCGAACGTCACACGGGCCTTCTTCGAGCAGCTCGGCGTGCCCGTCGAGGTCTTCTACAGCTACGGCGCCACCGAAGCCAAGGTGCCCGAACTCATGGACGCCCTCGTGGACCTGACGGAGACGGGCTCGACGCTCAGGCAGAACGGCCTTCGTATCGTGGATGTGATTCTCGAGTCGACCACACGGCTCTTCGCGAATCGCGCCGCCTGGGAAGATCCAGAGAAGCGCCAGGCGATCGAGGAGGTCCGCACCCTGCTCCTCGGCGTGATCGAAGCCCGGGGTCGCGTGCTGCTGTCCATGAACGTGCCGGCCGCCCGGCTCGATTCGGTCATCGCCGAACTGCCGGCCATGAAGCGTCCCACGGTGAGCCAGCTCTACGGGTCGGACGACTACGAGATCACGACGGTAGCCGACAAGGCGACCGTGAACATCCTGATCCCCCGGCTGAAGGGTGCAGGTGCCGAGGACATCCTCGAGATGCCGATCACCAAGATCGTGCGCTGA
- the rsgA gene encoding ribosome small subunit-dependent GTPase A, which yields MIPADPLIALGYTPYFAAQAAECAPELVPGRVVRSDRGFLLVFTADGIVMARPATRLVKTATDGGMPVAGDWVLLGGDATEPLAEYVLERTTAIVRRDPGRAARVQVLAANIDLVLITHPLSEEAPNLARIERELALVWDSGAQPVVVLTKSDLSADLEAALDGVRSIAPGTPVHATSTVTTQGLEEIRAYLQAGTTMVLIGPSGSGKSTLINALAGEDIRATREVRVSDQRGRHTTVSRELVQLAGGGLVIDTPGLRAVGMWESGDGIDHAFADVAEFAKDCRFRDCRHDGEPGCAVEAAVAAGELPARRLESYRELQAEARFVGEQLDVRARQERKSADKSLARAIKRYHRTDGRH from the coding sequence GTGATCCCTGCAGACCCGCTCATCGCTTTGGGGTACACCCCGTATTTTGCAGCTCAAGCTGCCGAATGCGCGCCGGAACTCGTGCCCGGCCGGGTCGTGCGTTCCGACCGGGGGTTCCTGCTCGTGTTCACTGCGGATGGCATCGTGATGGCGCGGCCCGCAACACGACTGGTCAAGACCGCCACTGACGGTGGGATGCCGGTGGCCGGCGACTGGGTGCTGTTGGGCGGGGATGCGACCGAGCCTCTGGCCGAGTACGTGCTGGAACGGACGACCGCGATCGTGCGCCGGGATCCCGGCCGGGCGGCACGCGTTCAGGTGCTGGCCGCCAATATCGACCTGGTGCTGATCACCCATCCGCTGTCCGAGGAGGCTCCGAACCTGGCCCGGATAGAGCGCGAGCTCGCGCTCGTGTGGGACAGCGGGGCACAGCCGGTCGTCGTGTTGACCAAGTCCGACCTGTCCGCGGATCTGGAGGCGGCCCTCGATGGCGTCCGGTCCATCGCGCCCGGGACGCCCGTCCACGCGACGAGCACGGTCACGACCCAGGGGCTCGAGGAGATCCGTGCGTACTTGCAGGCCGGCACCACGATGGTGCTGATCGGTCCGTCGGGGTCGGGCAAGTCGACGCTCATCAACGCGCTCGCCGGGGAGGACATCCGGGCCACACGCGAGGTACGGGTCTCGGACCAACGCGGGCGCCATACCACGGTCTCCCGCGAGCTCGTGCAGCTTGCCGGGGGAGGCCTGGTCATCGACACGCCGGGGCTTCGCGCGGTGGGGATGTGGGAGTCGGGCGACGGCATCGATCACGCGTTCGCGGATGTGGCCGAATTCGCGAAGGACTGCCGATTCCGGGACTGCCGTCACGACGGCGAGCCGGGGTGTGCGGTGGAGGCGGCGGTCGCGGCCGGCGAACTGCCCGCGCGCCGGCTCGAAAGCTACCGAGAACTGCAGGCGGAAGCGCGATTCGTGGGCGAGCAGCTCGACGTGCGCGCGCGCCAGGAGCGCAAGAGCGCCGACAAGTCGCTTGCACGCGCGATCAAGCGGTACCACCGCACCGACGGCCGACACTAG